A genomic stretch from Bradyrhizobium sp. 195 includes:
- the ptsN gene encoding PTS IIA-like nitrogen regulatory protein PtsN, whose translation MPITDLVAPEAILPALKVNSKKQALQELAAKAAELTGQNERSVFEVLLQREKLGTTAVGYGVAIPHGKLPKLEKIFGLFARLDRPIDFESMDGQPVDLVFLLLAPEGAGADHLKALARIARLLRDQDIAKKLRASRDAQAIYSVLALPPATAA comes from the coding sequence CATTGAAAGTCAACAGCAAGAAGCAGGCCTTGCAGGAGCTCGCGGCCAAGGCCGCCGAGCTGACCGGCCAGAACGAGCGCTCCGTGTTCGAGGTGCTGCTGCAGCGGGAGAAGCTCGGCACCACCGCGGTCGGCTACGGCGTTGCCATTCCGCACGGCAAGCTGCCCAAGCTCGAAAAGATCTTTGGCCTGTTCGCACGGCTCGACCGCCCGATCGATTTCGAATCGATGGACGGCCAACCGGTCGATCTGGTCTTCCTGCTGCTAGCCCCCGAAGGCGCCGGCGCCGATCACCTCAAAGCGCTCGCCCGCATCGCCCGCCTGCTGCGCGACCAGGACATCGCCAAGAAGCTCCGCGCCTCGCGCGATGCCCAGGCGATTTATTCGGTGCTCGCGCTGCCGCCGGCGACGGCGGCTTAA
- a CDS encoding tetratricopeptide repeat protein, with product MICGSIGRVFGLLCSVTVVATAVAHADEASSDRVIAEKTAIIAAEPANAAAYELRGEAYYIKHDWNRAFDDCSASIRIDPNFGRAYHCRGRAYSAKGDRDRAMADYNEAIRLDPDYGAPYTSRAEEYFNHRDFDLAIAGFTEAIERSPKQAYRALMMRGQVYAVKGAADRAAADYTEAMQRNPAAAWPYELRSNIRLNKGEIDAALDDCDSAVRLEPGSAGGHYCRAIVFLNKDDTDGTIRELDDVTRITPSFQKAYRVRAVVLHRKGDDKRALADFDEAIRLQPRDSQVYTDRAGVFRDLGQHDRALADYNEALRLDPNNQDVLVNRGLLYMMMSDAKHARVDFNSVLALPPTDKWAVDTAREGLGFVK from the coding sequence ATGATTTGCGGTTCGATCGGCCGGGTTTTCGGTCTGCTTTGCTCGGTGACTGTCGTCGCCACGGCCGTGGCGCATGCTGACGAGGCATCCAGCGATCGCGTCATCGCCGAGAAGACCGCGATCATCGCGGCGGAGCCGGCGAATGCGGCGGCTTACGAGCTGCGTGGCGAAGCCTACTACATCAAGCACGACTGGAATCGCGCCTTCGACGATTGCAGCGCTTCGATCCGGATCGACCCGAACTTCGGGCGTGCCTATCATTGCCGCGGCCGCGCCTATTCCGCCAAAGGCGACCGCGATCGCGCGATGGCCGACTACAACGAGGCCATCCGCCTCGATCCCGACTATGGCGCGCCCTACACCTCGCGCGCCGAGGAATATTTCAACCACCGCGATTTCGATCTCGCGATCGCCGGCTTCACCGAGGCCATCGAACGCAGCCCCAAGCAGGCCTACCGTGCGCTCATGATGCGCGGGCAGGTCTATGCGGTGAAGGGCGCCGCCGATCGCGCCGCCGCCGATTACACCGAGGCGATGCAGCGGAATCCAGCCGCTGCCTGGCCCTACGAACTGCGAAGCAACATTCGTCTCAACAAGGGCGAGATCGATGCAGCCCTCGACGACTGCGACAGCGCCGTCCGTCTCGAGCCCGGAAGTGCCGGCGGCCATTATTGCCGGGCCATTGTGTTCCTGAACAAGGATGACACCGACGGCACCATCCGGGAGTTGGATGACGTCACGAGAATCACGCCGTCTTTCCAGAAGGCCTATCGCGTTCGCGCCGTTGTCCTGCACAGGAAGGGCGATGATAAACGGGCCCTTGCCGATTTCGACGAAGCGATTCGGCTACAGCCGCGAGATTCGCAGGTCTATACCGATCGCGCCGGCGTGTTTCGCGACCTCGGACAGCACGATCGCGCGCTCGCCGACTACAACGAGGCGCTTCGGCTCGATCCCAACAATCAGGATGTCCTGGTCAATCGCGGCCTTCTCTACATGATGATGTCCGATGCCAAGCATGCGCGCGTGGACTTCAACAGCGTGCTCGCGCTGCCGCCGACCGACAAATGGGCCGTGGACACGGCGCGTGAAGGGCTCGGATTTGTGAAGTGA